AAGACGAAGAATTCTAGAAAACCTGTATCCTGACAAATGGGGAGTCCTGTTCTCCTAGAAATGGTGACGTTTTTCTTCAAGACTTCCGAGAATGGCCCTTGATAGAGATCGAGCTGCTCGACAATGTAAGGATCCATTTCAGTGTTTGCCGTTGAAACCTCTTCTCCGAGTCTGATAATTATTTCCTTAGCTGCAATCACTATTGCACCGCATCAACCGAGACAATTGAACTCTGTCGTTAGGCGTTTCTCGCTCTTGGCAATGACCTTGACCAGCTCGTCCAGCGATTTGGAAATCCCTCTCACTTTTGCTTCAATAGAATCCAGAACGCTTTCCACAGCCTGAGTGGAGGGACCTCCTGGAATAGTGCGCATCTCTACAAAGTGTCTGGGAGAAAGAGTAGTCTTGAGCTCAGAGTCTCTCATGCCTATGGGTCTTCCGACTAGACTTTGGAATTCTTTGCGGAGAGCTTCAAGAGAGTATCCCGATTTGACATAGGCGCTCGTAACTCTATGAGCTGTTCTGAATGAGATTGATTCTCTCCTTACAAGTTCGTCAGCAAGTTCTGTTGTTGTCGTTCCGGCAGATATTGCTATATCGTCCACTTTCTTCTCGTCCACGGACACTTTTAGAAGCGTCTCTTCCAGCAATTCCAGCAGCCCCGAAAACGTTTCACACCCTCTGGTAAAGTTTGTGAGAGGAGCGTCTGCGACTTCGTTCACATCCTGGTAAGGTACATTGTGGAAGAGGTCAATAAGGCTCTGAAAGTCTCCAGAGGCCATCCCGGACTGGATTCTTATGTGCTCGATTATCACAGGATTCCTCTTCTGCGGCATTATACTGGAAACCTGCACGAGTTCATCAGGGAAGCTGAGAATCCCGACTTCGCAAGAGGCTTTGTGTCCCATATCGGCCATAAGACGGGTTATGTCGGTCAGTATGCTCTTGAACCACATCGATGGATAAGTGAGCCAATGGGATGTGACGATAGCCTGGTAAGAGTTGGGAACCGGATATTCGAAT
The sequence above is drawn from the Mesotoga infera genome and encodes:
- a CDS encoding fumarate hydratase — its product is MIAAKEIIIRLGEEVSTANTEMDPYIVEQLDLYQGPFSEVLKKNVTISRRTGLPICQDTGFLEFFV